In Rhodococcus rhodochrous, a single genomic region encodes these proteins:
- the greA gene encoding transcription elongation factor GreA — translation MTETQVTWLTQESYDRLKAELDQLIANRPVIAAEINERREEGDLKENGGYHAAREEQGQQEARIRQLQELLGTAKVGVAPTESGVALPGSVVTVYYAGDETDTETFLIATREEGARNSELETYSPSSPLGGALIDAKVGETREYTLPNGNTMKVTLVSAEPYRG, via the coding sequence ATGACCGAGACCCAGGTGACCTGGCTGACGCAGGAGTCGTACGACCGACTCAAGGCCGAGCTGGACCAGCTCATCGCGAATCGTCCTGTCATCGCCGCCGAGATCAACGAGCGTCGCGAGGAAGGCGACCTCAAGGAGAACGGCGGCTACCACGCGGCCCGCGAGGAGCAGGGCCAGCAGGAAGCCCGTATCCGTCAGCTCCAGGAGCTGCTGGGCACCGCCAAGGTCGGCGTCGCTCCGACCGAGTCGGGCGTGGCCCTCCCCGGTTCCGTCGTCACCGTCTACTACGCCGGCGACGAGACCGACACGGAGACGTTCTTGATCGCGACCCGCGAAGAAGGCGCCCGCAACAGCGAGCTCGAGACCTACTCCCCCAGCTCGCCCCTCGGTGGCGCCCTGATCGACGCGAAGGTCGGCGAGACCCGCGAGTACACGCTGCCCAACGGCAACACCATGAAGGTGACCCTGGTGAGCGCGGAGCCGTACCGCGGCTGA
- a CDS encoding DUF4307 domain-containing protein, whose amino-acid sequence MSNTVPTDRYPSSRYPGPRVSTRGKRWGFTIAGLLAGLVVAFVLFQNNSAPIESEVVAFEIIDDSTIDIQLKVTRDDPSEDAVCIIRARSKDGSETGRREVLVPASDSQTVVLTSTVKTSQRPGMGDTYGCATEAPEYLRAP is encoded by the coding sequence ATGAGCAACACCGTGCCCACCGACCGGTACCCCTCCTCCCGGTACCCCGGACCCCGCGTGTCGACACGCGGCAAGCGCTGGGGTTTCACCATCGCCGGTCTGCTCGCGGGGCTCGTCGTGGCGTTCGTTCTGTTCCAGAACAACTCCGCTCCGATCGAGTCGGAGGTGGTCGCCTTCGAGATCATCGACGACAGCACCATCGACATCCAGCTCAAGGTCACGCGCGACGATCCGTCCGAGGACGCCGTCTGCATCATCCGGGCCCGGTCGAAGGACGGCAGCGAGACCGGACGACGCGAGGTCCTCGTCCCGGCGTCCGATTCGCAGACGGTCGTGCTGACCTCCACGGTCAAGACGTCACAACGCCCCGGAATGGGCGACACCTACGGGTGTGCCACCGAGGCCCCCGAGTATCTCCGCGCCCCCTAG
- the mca gene encoding mycothiol conjugate amidase Mca → MAVHAHPDDESSKGAATMARYSAEGHEVLVVTLTGGERGDILNPAMDVPGIRERMSEVRQEEMAEAARILGVRQQWLGFVDSGLPEGDPKPPLPEGCFAAIPLDEPVRRLVQSVREFRPHVMTTYDENGGYPHPDHIRCHEVSVAAYEAAADPDFHPELGEPWAVSKLYYSHGFIRKRLELFREEYERRGEPFPMEQWLNKWRTEQGDIMGRVTTQITCGDYFPKRDDALRAHATQIDPNGSFFAVPLDIQQKVWPTEEFELAKTRVSTELPETDLFAGIEDGQGK, encoded by the coding sequence ATGGCCGTGCACGCCCATCCCGACGACGAGTCGAGCAAGGGCGCGGCCACGATGGCCCGGTACTCGGCCGAGGGGCACGAGGTCCTGGTGGTCACGCTCACGGGCGGAGAGCGCGGCGACATCCTGAATCCCGCCATGGACGTGCCCGGCATCCGTGAGCGCATGAGCGAGGTGCGCCAGGAGGAGATGGCCGAGGCGGCCCGCATCCTCGGGGTGCGGCAGCAGTGGCTCGGCTTCGTCGACTCCGGACTGCCCGAGGGCGACCCGAAGCCTCCGCTGCCGGAGGGCTGCTTCGCGGCGATCCCGCTCGACGAACCGGTCCGCCGGCTCGTGCAGTCGGTGCGCGAGTTCCGCCCCCACGTCATGACCACCTACGACGAGAACGGTGGCTACCCGCACCCCGACCACATCCGGTGCCACGAGGTGTCGGTCGCGGCCTACGAAGCGGCCGCAGATCCGGATTTCCATCCCGAGCTGGGCGAACCCTGGGCGGTGAGCAAGCTCTACTACTCGCACGGGTTCATCCGTAAGCGGCTCGAGCTGTTCCGCGAGGAGTACGAGCGTCGCGGGGAACCGTTCCCGATGGAGCAGTGGCTCAACAAGTGGCGCACCGAGCAGGGCGACATCATGGGGCGCGTGACCACCCAGATCACCTGTGGCGACTACTTCCCGAAGCGCGACGACGCGCTGCGGGCCCACGCCACCCAGATCGACCCCAACGGATCGTTCTTCGCGGTGCCGTTGGACATCCAGCAGAAGGTGTGGCCGACCGAGGAGTTCGAGTTGGCCAAGACCCGCGTGAGCACGGAGCTTCCCGAGACGGATCTGTTCGCGGGCATCGAGGACGGACAGGGCAAATGA
- a CDS encoding thioredoxin domain-containing protein yields the protein MANRLADALSPYLRQHADNPVHWQEWGDDALAEARERDVPILLSIGYAACHWCHVMAHESFEDEATAAVMNENFVCIKVDREERPDIDAVYMNATVAMTGQGGWPMTCFLTPDGSPFYCGTYYPSTPRGGMPSFVQLLEAITETWHNRRDEVAQAADAVATELRRSSGGLPVGEAAVEAALLDAAAAAIATDEDREHGGFGGAPKFPPSNLLEGLLRGYERTGSADTLGLVERTADAMARGGIYDQLGGGFARYSVDVAWTVPHFEKMLYDNALLLRLYAHLARVTGAGLPTRITRETAEFLLRDLLTTDGGFASALDADTDGVEGLTYVWTLDQLVEVLGADDGRWAAETFTVTPGGTFEHGTSVLQLLDEPDDPARLADVRARLFAARQDRAQPGRDDKVVTAWNGFAITALAEAGVALGEPAWIDAAARCARFLLDRHLVDGRLRRASLGGVVGSPAGVLEDYGALVTALLAVHQGTGDRSWVERARELADVALTQFADPERPGSWFDTAHDAESLVARPRDPVDGATPSGASLIAEALLGLSALVHDDPRYADAAALSLSAASILLEKAPRAGGHWLTVAEASVRGPLQVAVVGGGELLELARRIAPGGAIVVGGEPDSSPLLDDRPLVDGASAAYVCRGFVCDRPVTTETDLREVLAAL from the coding sequence ATGGCGAACCGACTGGCCGACGCCCTGAGCCCTTATCTGCGGCAGCACGCCGACAATCCGGTCCACTGGCAGGAATGGGGCGACGACGCGCTCGCCGAGGCGCGCGAGCGCGACGTGCCGATCCTGCTGTCGATCGGGTACGCGGCCTGCCACTGGTGTCACGTCATGGCACACGAGTCGTTCGAGGACGAGGCCACGGCCGCCGTCATGAACGAGAACTTCGTGTGCATCAAGGTCGACCGCGAGGAACGGCCGGACATCGATGCGGTCTACATGAACGCGACCGTCGCCATGACGGGTCAGGGTGGCTGGCCGATGACCTGCTTCCTCACTCCCGACGGTTCCCCCTTCTATTGCGGTACGTACTACCCGAGCACGCCGCGCGGCGGCATGCCGTCCTTCGTCCAGCTGCTCGAAGCCATCACCGAGACCTGGCACAACCGTCGCGACGAGGTCGCGCAGGCCGCCGACGCCGTGGCCACCGAACTCCGTCGCAGCAGCGGGGGACTGCCCGTCGGGGAGGCCGCCGTCGAGGCGGCCCTGCTCGACGCGGCGGCCGCCGCGATCGCCACCGACGAGGACCGCGAACACGGTGGCTTCGGGGGCGCACCCAAGTTCCCGCCGTCCAACCTGCTCGAGGGTCTGCTGCGCGGATACGAGCGCACAGGCTCCGCCGACACGCTCGGTCTCGTCGAACGCACGGCCGACGCGATGGCGCGGGGCGGGATCTACGACCAGCTCGGAGGCGGTTTCGCCCGCTACAGCGTCGACGTCGCCTGGACCGTGCCGCACTTCGAGAAGATGCTCTACGACAATGCGCTGCTCCTGCGGTTGTACGCGCACCTCGCGCGGGTGACCGGCGCGGGACTGCCGACGCGGATCACCCGGGAGACCGCTGAGTTCCTGCTGCGCGACCTGCTCACCACGGACGGCGGATTCGCCTCGGCGCTCGACGCCGACACCGACGGGGTCGAGGGCTTGACCTACGTGTGGACCCTCGATCAGCTCGTCGAGGTGCTCGGTGCGGACGACGGCCGGTGGGCCGCGGAGACCTTCACCGTCACTCCGGGCGGCACCTTCGAACACGGCACCTCGGTGTTGCAGCTGCTCGACGAGCCCGACGATCCGGCCCGTCTCGCCGACGTGCGGGCCCGCCTGTTCGCGGCCCGGCAGGATCGCGCGCAGCCCGGGCGCGACGACAAGGTCGTCACCGCCTGGAACGGCTTCGCGATCACCGCACTGGCCGAGGCCGGCGTCGCGCTGGGCGAACCCGCCTGGATCGACGCGGCGGCGAGGTGCGCGCGGTTCCTGCTCGACCGGCACCTCGTCGACGGACGACTGCGTCGCGCGTCGCTCGGAGGTGTCGTCGGTTCTCCGGCGGGCGTGCTCGAGGACTACGGAGCTCTCGTCACCGCGTTGCTCGCCGTCCACCAGGGGACGGGGGATCGGAGCTGGGTCGAGCGTGCGAGAGAACTCGCCGACGTCGCGCTCACGCAGTTCGCGGATCCGGAACGTCCCGGGAGCTGGTTCGACACCGCACACGACGCCGAATCGCTGGTCGCGCGGCCGCGCGATCCGGTCGACGGGGCGACGCCGTCGGGGGCGTCGCTGATCGCCGAGGCGCTGCTCGGTCTGTCCGCGCTCGTGCACGACGATCCCCGCTACGCCGATGCCGCCGCGCTGTCGCTGTCGGCGGCGTCGATCCTGCTCGAGAAGGCGCCGCGTGCGGGAGGGCACTGGCTGACCGTGGCCGAGGCGTCGGTGCGCGGTCCGCTGCAGGTCGCCGTCGTGGGTGGCGGCGAACTCCTGGAACTTGCACGCCGGATCGCGCCGGGGGGAGCGATCGTGGTGGGCGGCGAACCCGACTCGTCGCCGCTGCTCGACGATCGGCCGCTCGTCGACGGAGCATCCGCGGCCTACGTGTGCCGGGGCTTCGTGTGTGATCGGCCGGTGACGACGGAGACGGATCTGCGCGAGGTGCTCGCCGCGCTCTGA
- a CDS encoding mechanosensitive ion channel family protein, with translation MSIPLLAFELTETNRDWLIHRPLAIVSYIVVAIALRFVLHRLIDRMTKPRERSGKPRRSFLAPLQERAERAIGDPYARERRVQRAQTIGSVFKSGVSVVVLVWVVLQTLDTLGFNVAPFIASAGIAGVALGFGAQNLVRDFISGMFMLLEDQYGVGDVVDLGDAVGTVESVGLRVTTVRDIDGTLWFCRNGEILRVGNMSQGHSVSVVDVPIAPTSNVDRACQIALRAVLDGVEREDIAPDVLEKPELLGVNSVTAGAVTLRLTVRVRAGKQWAIRRSLTRAVLEAFDQNGIESPNLAVAAAVSS, from the coding sequence ATGTCTATTCCGTTGCTCGCCTTCGAACTGACCGAGACCAACCGGGACTGGCTGATCCACCGGCCGCTGGCGATCGTGAGTTACATCGTCGTCGCGATCGCGCTCCGGTTCGTTCTCCACCGCCTGATCGACCGCATGACGAAGCCGCGGGAGAGATCCGGCAAGCCGCGCCGATCGTTCCTCGCGCCGCTGCAGGAACGCGCCGAACGCGCCATCGGTGATCCCTACGCGCGCGAACGCCGGGTCCAGCGTGCCCAGACGATCGGCTCGGTGTTCAAGTCCGGTGTGTCGGTCGTCGTTCTCGTCTGGGTGGTACTGCAGACGCTCGACACCCTCGGCTTCAACGTCGCGCCGTTCATCGCCTCGGCCGGTATCGCCGGTGTCGCGCTCGGTTTCGGTGCGCAGAACCTCGTGCGGGACTTCATCTCGGGCATGTTCATGCTGCTCGAGGACCAGTACGGCGTGGGCGACGTGGTGGACCTCGGCGACGCGGTGGGCACCGTCGAGTCGGTCGGCCTGCGCGTGACGACCGTCCGCGACATCGACGGCACCCTGTGGTTCTGCCGCAACGGTGAGATCCTGCGCGTCGGCAACATGAGCCAGGGCCACTCCGTCTCCGTGGTCGACGTGCCCATCGCACCGACCTCCAACGTCGACCGCGCCTGCCAGATCGCCCTGCGGGCCGTGCTCGACGGCGTCGAACGCGAGGACATCGCACCCGACGTCCTGGAGAAGCCCGAACTGCTCGGGGTCAACTCCGTGACGGCGGGTGCCGTGACGCTGCGGCTGACCGTGCGCGTGCGCGCGGGCAAGCAGTGGGCCATCCGCCGCAGCCTCACCCGCGCGGTGCTCGAGGCGTTCGATCAGAACGGCATCGAGTCGCCGAACCTCGCGGTCGCAGCTGCCGTGAGCAGCTAG
- the trhA gene encoding PAQR family membrane homeostasis protein TrhA: MTAFGLEELPVKPRMRGWIHAWAFGVAVVAGAALVSAAAFLADRPDAVLPATVYSLTVCGVFGVSALYHRLNWGPRARVWMKRADHSMIFVFIAGSYTPFATLALPPESGRPLLIVVWAGALAGVALKMLWPTAPRWVGVPLYLLLGWAIVPVAGQLGVEVGLAPMLLLLVGGLFYSGGAILYATRWPDPWPATFGHHEFFHAATVIAALCHAVAVWLVILG, encoded by the coding sequence ATGACGGCCTTCGGCCTCGAGGAACTGCCCGTCAAACCGCGGATGCGCGGATGGATCCACGCGTGGGCGTTCGGCGTGGCCGTCGTCGCCGGTGCCGCGCTCGTCTCGGCCGCGGCTTTCCTCGCCGACCGTCCGGACGCCGTACTCCCCGCGACGGTCTACAGCCTCACCGTGTGCGGTGTGTTCGGCGTCAGTGCCCTCTACCACCGCCTGAACTGGGGCCCCCGGGCCCGCGTGTGGATGAAGCGCGCCGACCACTCGATGATCTTCGTGTTCATCGCCGGCAGCTACACCCCCTTCGCGACGCTCGCCCTGCCTCCGGAATCCGGGCGGCCGCTGTTGATCGTCGTGTGGGCGGGCGCGCTGGCGGGCGTGGCCCTGAAGATGCTGTGGCCGACGGCGCCGCGCTGGGTCGGTGTGCCGCTGTATCTGTTGCTCGGATGGGCGATCGTGCCCGTCGCCGGACAGCTGGGCGTCGAGGTCGGTCTGGCCCCCATGCTGCTCCTGCTGGTCGGCGGGCTGTTCTACAGCGGAGGTGCGATCCTCTACGCGACCCGTTGGCCCGACCCCTGGCCCGCGACCTTCGGGCACCACGAGTTCTTCCACGCCGCCACGGTGATCGCAGCCCTGTGTCACGCGGTAGCGGTGTGGCTCGTGATTCTCGGTTGA
- a CDS encoding isoprenyl transferase — translation MSVRGLLYRLYERRLLKELEGARSPRHVAVMCDGNRRWARENGFTDVSHGHREGAKKIAELLGWCDAAGIETATIYLLSTENLRRDPEELDALLEIISDVVEEISAPGQNWSVKIVGTTDLLPSDHAKRLHEAAAGTAGRTGTHVNVAVGYGGRQEIVDAVQSLLRVRYAQGLRGEELVQSVTVDGVDSHLYTSGQPDPDLVIRTSGEQRLSGFLLWQSAYSEIWFTEAYWPEFRRVDFLRALRDYAARHRRFGA, via the coding sequence GTGAGCGTCCGCGGACTGCTGTACCGGCTCTACGAACGCCGGCTGCTGAAGGAACTCGAAGGAGCACGGAGTCCGCGACACGTCGCGGTGATGTGCGACGGCAATCGGCGCTGGGCGCGCGAGAACGGCTTCACCGACGTCAGTCACGGCCACCGAGAAGGCGCCAAGAAGATCGCCGAGTTGCTGGGCTGGTGCGACGCGGCCGGCATCGAGACGGCGACGATCTACCTGCTGTCCACCGAGAATCTCCGGCGCGACCCGGAGGAGCTCGATGCTCTGCTCGAGATCATCTCCGACGTGGTGGAGGAGATCTCCGCGCCCGGCCAGAACTGGAGCGTGAAGATCGTCGGCACCACCGACCTCCTCCCGTCCGACCACGCCAAGCGACTGCACGAGGCCGCGGCCGGCACTGCGGGCCGGACGGGCACGCACGTCAACGTCGCCGTCGGATACGGCGGTCGCCAGGAGATCGTCGACGCGGTGCAGTCGCTCCTGCGGGTGCGGTACGCGCAGGGGCTGCGCGGCGAGGAGCTCGTCCAGTCGGTGACGGTCGACGGCGTCGACAGTCACCTCTACACCTCCGGTCAGCCCGATCCGGACCTCGTGATCCGCACCTCCGGCGAGCAGCGACTGTCCGGATTCCTGCTCTGGCAGTCCGCCTACTCGGAGATCTGGTTCACCGAGGCGTACTGGCCCGAGTTCCGCCGGGTCGACTTCCTGCGCGCGCTGCGCGACTACGCCGCCCGGCACCGCCGGTTCGGCGCCTGA
- the coaA gene encoding type I pantothenate kinase: MARLNEPSPYVEFDRKQWRTLRKSTPLVLTEDELIGLRGLGEQIDLAEVAEVYLPLARLIHLQVAAKQRLFAATATFLGEKHPDQQVPFVIGVAGSVAVGKSTTARVLQALLARWDHHPRVDLVTTDGFLYPTKELVRRNIMHRKGFPESYDRRKLLRFVTEVKSGAEEVAAPIYSHISYDIIPGQYHIVRQPDILIIEGLNVLQTGPRLMVSDLFDFSIYVDARIEDIEKWYVERFLALRKTSFADPEAHFHHYANLSDRDAMSAAKEIWHSINLPNLVENILPTRPRATLVLRKDSDHAINRLRLRKL, translated from the coding sequence ATGGCTCGTCTGAACGAACCGAGCCCGTATGTCGAGTTCGACCGCAAGCAGTGGCGGACGCTGCGGAAGTCGACTCCCCTCGTCCTCACCGAGGACGAACTCATCGGGCTTCGGGGCCTGGGCGAGCAGATCGACCTCGCGGAGGTCGCGGAGGTGTACCTCCCCCTCGCCCGGTTGATCCACCTGCAGGTCGCAGCGAAGCAGCGGTTGTTCGCCGCGACCGCAACCTTCCTCGGGGAGAAGCATCCCGATCAGCAGGTGCCGTTCGTGATCGGTGTGGCCGGTTCGGTGGCGGTCGGCAAGTCCACCACGGCCCGTGTGCTGCAGGCGTTGCTGGCACGCTGGGACCACCACCCGCGGGTGGATCTCGTGACCACCGACGGTTTCCTCTACCCCACCAAGGAACTGGTGCGGCGCAACATCATGCACCGCAAGGGTTTTCCCGAGAGCTACGACCGACGCAAACTGCTGCGGTTCGTCACCGAGGTCAAGTCGGGGGCGGAAGAGGTTGCGGCGCCGATCTACTCCCACATCTCGTACGACATCATCCCGGGTCAGTACCACATCGTGCGACAGCCGGACATCCTCATCATCGAGGGCCTGAACGTCCTCCAGACCGGTCCGCGACTGATGGTCTCCGACCTGTTCGACTTCTCGATCTACGTCGACGCGCGTATCGAGGACATCGAGAAGTGGTACGTGGAACGCTTTCTCGCGCTACGCAAGACGTCCTTCGCGGATCCCGAGGCGCACTTCCACCACTACGCGAACCTGTCGGACCGGGACGCGATGAGTGCCGCGAAGGAGATCTGGCACTCGATCAACCTGCCGAACCTGGTCGAGAACATCCTGCCGACGCGTCCCCGCGCGACCCTGGTCCTGCGCAAGGACTCGGATCACGCCATCAACCGGCTCCGGTTGCGCAAGCTCTGA
- the glyA gene encoding serine hydroxymethyltransferase yields MTAAPGADVNTAALNDLDPEVAEAMAGELSRQRDTLEMIASENFVPRAVLQAQGSVLTNKYAEGYPGRRYYGGCENVDVVEDLARNRAKELFGADFANVQPHSGAQANAAVLMALMTPGEKLLGLDLAHGGHLTHGMKLNFSGKLYDVASYGVSKDDHRIDMDEVRDIALREKPKVIVAGWSAYPRHEDFAAFRSIADEVGAYLWVDMAHFAGLVAAGVHPSPVPYADVVSTTVHKTLGGPRSGLILAKQEWAKKINSAVFPGQQGGPLMHAIAAKAVALKIAASDEFKDRQQRTLSGARIIADRLSQSDVADKGISVLTGGTDVHLVLVDLRNSQLDGQQGEDALHEVGITVNRNAVPFDPRPPMVTSGLRIGTPALATRGFGDEQFTEVAEIIAQTLIGGADAESLRTRVSALAQSVPLYEGLEDWRLI; encoded by the coding sequence ATGACCGCTGCGCCCGGCGCCGACGTGAACACTGCCGCACTGAACGACCTCGACCCCGAGGTCGCCGAGGCCATGGCCGGTGAGCTGTCGCGTCAGCGCGACACGCTCGAGATGATCGCGTCGGAGAACTTCGTGCCGCGCGCCGTCCTCCAGGCCCAGGGCAGCGTCCTGACCAACAAGTACGCCGAGGGTTACCCCGGCCGTCGCTACTACGGCGGCTGCGAGAACGTCGACGTCGTCGAGGACCTCGCCCGTAACCGCGCCAAGGAGCTCTTCGGCGCCGATTTCGCGAACGTCCAGCCGCACTCGGGTGCGCAGGCGAACGCGGCGGTGCTCATGGCGCTGATGACCCCCGGCGAGAAGCTGCTCGGTCTCGACCTCGCGCACGGCGGTCACCTCACGCACGGCATGAAGCTCAACTTCTCCGGCAAGCTGTACGACGTCGCGTCCTACGGGGTCAGCAAGGACGACCACCGCATCGACATGGACGAGGTCCGCGACATCGCGCTGCGCGAGAAGCCGAAGGTCATCGTCGCCGGCTGGTCCGCCTACCCGCGCCACGAGGACTTCGCCGCCTTCCGCTCCATCGCCGACGAGGTCGGTGCCTACCTGTGGGTCGACATGGCGCACTTCGCCGGTCTGGTCGCCGCGGGTGTGCACCCGTCGCCCGTGCCCTACGCCGACGTCGTCTCCACCACGGTGCACAAGACCCTCGGTGGCCCGCGTTCCGGCCTGATCCTCGCCAAGCAGGAATGGGCGAAGAAGATCAACTCGGCCGTCTTCCCCGGCCAGCAGGGCGGCCCGCTCATGCACGCGATCGCCGCGAAGGCCGTCGCGCTGAAGATCGCCGCGAGCGACGAGTTCAAGGACCGTCAGCAGCGCACTCTCTCCGGTGCCCGGATCATCGCCGATCGCCTGTCGCAGTCCGATGTCGCCGACAAGGGCATCTCGGTGCTCACCGGCGGCACCGACGTGCACCTGGTCCTCGTCGACCTGCGCAACTCGCAGCTCGACGGCCAGCAGGGTGAGGATGCTCTCCACGAGGTCGGCATCACTGTCAACCGCAACGCCGTGCCCTTCGATCCGCGTCCTCCGATGGTGACCTCGGGCCTGCGCATCGGCACCCCGGCGCTCGCGACCCGAGGTTTCGGCGACGAGCAGTTCACCGAGGTCGCCGAGATCATCGCGCAGACGCTCATCGGTGGCGCCGACGCCGAGTCGCTGCGCACCCGCGTGAGCGCCCTGGCGCAGTCCGTGCCGCTGTACGAGGGCCTCGAGGACTGGCGTCTGATCTGA
- a CDS encoding isochorismatase family protein, whose translation MAIPSIDPYELPTGDEIPAARVDWTIDTSRCALLIHDMQKYFIDAYRRDAEPLATVVPNIVRLREACLAAGIPVVYTMQPGDQHPSRRGILADFWGVGLSTGRDTEVIDELTPGPDDIQVTKWRYSAFQRTDFRQLLAHNGRDQLIVTGVYAHMGCMLSAADAFMSDVAPFMALDATADFSRDEHLMALQYVAKRVGRVETTDALIESITASARRRDRETEELTASLR comes from the coding sequence ATGGCCATCCCGAGCATCGATCCGTACGAGTTGCCCACCGGCGACGAGATTCCCGCTGCTCGGGTGGACTGGACGATCGATACGTCCCGCTGTGCACTGCTGATCCACGACATGCAGAAGTACTTCATCGACGCCTACCGGCGCGATGCCGAACCCCTCGCGACCGTGGTGCCCAACATCGTCCGCCTCCGCGAGGCGTGCCTGGCCGCCGGTATCCCCGTCGTCTACACGATGCAGCCCGGCGACCAGCATCCGTCGCGTCGCGGCATCCTCGCCGACTTCTGGGGCGTCGGGCTGAGCACGGGTCGCGACACCGAGGTCATCGACGAACTGACCCCCGGCCCGGACGACATCCAGGTCACCAAGTGGCGCTACTCGGCGTTCCAGCGCACAGACTTCCGTCAGCTGCTCGCGCACAACGGCCGCGACCAGCTCATCGTCACCGGCGTCTACGCGCACATGGGCTGCATGCTCAGTGCCGCCGACGCCTTCATGAGCGACGTGGCGCCGTTCATGGCCCTCGACGCCACCGCCGACTTCTCCCGCGACGAACACCTGATGGCACTGCAGTACGTCGCCAAGCGGGTCGGCCGGGTCGAGACCACGGATGCACTGATCGAGTCGATCACCGCGTCAGCGCGTCGCCGCGACCGCGAGACCGAAGAACTCACCGCATCGCTGCGCTGA
- a CDS encoding siderophore-interacting protein, which produces MPVTTPPTRVSLPIVLRRLTVLRAVDVTPRMRRITLGGEQLGAFRSGDYDAPAFTTEGADDYVKIFLPEPGSDTPALPEQHDGHLHWPRKPAPVARAYTVRRFDPVAGELDLDFVLHGHGPAGNWARTAEPGSVLHLAGPKVAIIPPQGADWWLLAGDETALPALGRFVETYGGTVPMHVFALVDGPQEEQSDLAGVTWVHRRPGVSDATVLAEAVESGAPRGGEGWMWIAGEALIVKELRAVSKRLGIAKPMLDASGYWRSPESDRPLARLRLLREQAVETLEARRRGTT; this is translated from the coding sequence ATGCCGGTGACGACGCCCCCGACCCGCGTCTCCCTGCCCATCGTCCTGCGGCGCCTGACCGTGCTCCGCGCGGTGGACGTGACACCGCGGATGCGTCGGATCACCCTGGGCGGTGAGCAACTCGGCGCCTTCCGCAGCGGCGACTACGACGCCCCGGCATTCACCACCGAGGGCGCGGACGACTACGTCAAGATCTTCCTGCCCGAACCCGGCAGCGACACCCCGGCCCTGCCCGAGCAGCACGACGGGCACCTGCACTGGCCCCGCAAACCTGCGCCCGTGGCCCGTGCCTACACGGTGCGTCGGTTCGACCCCGTCGCCGGGGAGCTCGATCTGGACTTCGTCCTGCACGGCCACGGCCCGGCCGGAAACTGGGCCCGCACCGCCGAACCCGGCAGCGTGCTCCACCTCGCGGGACCCAAGGTCGCGATCATCCCGCCGCAGGGCGCCGACTGGTGGCTGCTCGCCGGCGACGAGACCGCGCTCCCCGCGCTGGGACGCTTCGTCGAGACCTACGGCGGCACGGTGCCGATGCACGTCTTCGCGCTGGTCGACGGTCCGCAGGAGGAACAGTCCGATCTCGCGGGTGTGACGTGGGTGCACCGCCGACCCGGGGTCTCCGACGCCACCGTGCTCGCCGAGGCCGTCGAGTCGGGTGCGCCGCGTGGCGGTGAGGGCTGGATGTGGATCGCCGGTGAGGCATTGATCGTTAAGGAACTGCGCGCCGTGTCGAAGCGGCTCGGCATCGCCAAGCCGATGCTCGACGCGTCGGGTTACTGGCGCAGCCCCGAGTCCGATCGCCCGCTGGCCCGCCTGCGGCTGCTGCGCGAGCAGGCCGTCGAGACCCTCGAGGCGCGCCGTCGCGGCACCACCTAG